A window of Shewanella mesophila contains these coding sequences:
- the lolB gene encoding lipoprotein insertase outer membrane protein LolB has translation MNNLNYLTKIIPCLLLLSSLLLSGCVSKPNINLLPVNVTNPEQAKSWEMQGKLAVKTTEDKFSTNLYWLHTEYNNELRLTTMLGTTVMSLTSDANGAELVLDGKTYRDEDPELLLKRLTGWSIPIDILPLWITGQISATDQVLSRDQANRPQTVQSHIGQTPWQVTFKSWQTQSGAQLPRLLELTREDIRLKIQISQWQALTDSVTLSPETPEKSNEQ, from the coding sequence ATGAATAATTTGAACTACCTCACAAAAATCATCCCGTGTTTACTCCTGCTTTCGAGTTTGCTGCTTAGTGGCTGTGTTAGCAAACCCAATATCAACTTGCTCCCGGTAAATGTAACTAATCCAGAGCAAGCAAAATCTTGGGAGATGCAGGGTAAGCTAGCAGTAAAGACAACTGAAGATAAATTTAGCACTAACTTATATTGGCTCCATACCGAATATAACAATGAGCTAAGGCTAACTACCATGCTTGGCACTACCGTCATGTCTCTGACGAGTGATGCGAATGGAGCCGAGCTAGTACTTGATGGCAAAACTTATCGAGACGAGGATCCAGAACTGTTACTTAAGCGGCTGACAGGCTGGTCGATCCCTATTGATATTTTACCACTGTGGATTACGGGGCAAATATCAGCAACCGACCAAGTACTGAGTAGAGATCAGGCAAATAGACCCCAAACGGTACAGTCTCATATTGGGCAAACACCTTGGCAAGTGACATTTAAAAGCTGGCAAACACAAAGCGGTGCTCAATTACCTAGGCTACTTGAGCTAACCCGTGAAGATATTCGTTTGAAAATTCAAATTAGTCAGTGGCAAGCCCTCACTGATAGCGTAACATTGTCACCAGAGACACCAGAGAAATCCAATGAGCAATAA
- the prmC gene encoding peptide chain release factor N(5)-glutamine methyltransferase, with product MFQTLAEALAWASSQLVEISDTAKLDAEVMLLHIIHKQRSYLYTWPDERLTSEQVTAFKQMVQRRAIGTPIAHIVGEREFWSLPFMVNPTTLIPRPDTEILVETALNLPLADNSKVLDLGTGTGAIALSLAFERSSWEITAVDKVIEAVALAKANRDNLKLPQVNILQSDWFDAITQYDFNLIVSNPPYIDEEDEHLSQGDVRFEPQSALTAGEHGYADLFHIADCARDYLAPGGYLLLEHGFGQAITVRNKMIELGYEAVSTVRDFGSNDRCTLGRWPR from the coding sequence TTGTTCCAGACCTTAGCTGAAGCCCTAGCTTGGGCTTCATCTCAACTTGTTGAGATCTCTGATACCGCCAAGCTTGATGCTGAAGTGATGTTATTGCATATCATCCATAAGCAGCGCAGCTATCTCTATACTTGGCCCGATGAACGCTTAACCTCTGAACAGGTCACCGCCTTTAAACAGATGGTTCAAAGACGTGCGATAGGTACACCTATTGCCCATATTGTGGGCGAACGCGAGTTTTGGTCGTTACCTTTTATGGTCAATCCCACCACACTGATCCCGCGTCCCGATACTGAAATATTGGTGGAAACAGCACTTAATCTGCCACTAGCAGATAATTCAAAGGTGCTCGATTTAGGGACTGGTACCGGAGCGATTGCGCTGTCGTTGGCGTTTGAACGTAGCTCTTGGGAAATAACCGCCGTTGATAAAGTCATAGAAGCGGTCGCATTAGCCAAAGCCAATCGAGACAACCTCAAGCTACCGCAGGTAAATATTTTGCAAAGCGATTGGTTTGATGCCATCACTCAATATGACTTTAACCTGATCGTTTCTAACCCTCCTTATATCGATGAAGAGGATGAACATCTTTCTCAAGGCGATGTTCGGTTTGAGCCGCAAAGCGCATTAACTGCAGGTGAGCATGGTTATGCCGATCTGTTCCATATTGCCGACTGTGCGAGGGACTATTTAGCGCCCGGTGGATACTTACTGTTGGAACATGGCTTTGGTCAAGCCATCACGGTTCGAAATAAGATGATTGAACTTGGCTACGAGGCCGTTTCTACCGTCAGAGATTTTGGCAGTAATGACAGATGTACCCTAGGCCGTTGGCCGAGATAG
- a CDS encoding transglutaminase family protein: MTQMILNDELSLPESAFDITEYLGFSKKEVAKWAWLELAGSVLSQYLVDRNDRLNALIKWFYQDLGFCVRDSYFSVEAADLACCVTSRQGNSTTLSTLLMLLAKQLDLVLEPLLLPGNTVLCSRIDKQVRYIDPLTGNDITKHQLHVLVRGELGNGAPFKPRYLKPATIKRLLSRMLHELKAGAILSHKFESAMECCNLLLQWHSDDLNLNRERAFIAQQLGCISVAAADLQHFVDNSPHDPVTELVKLQLKELNEDREVYH; the protein is encoded by the coding sequence ATGACACAAATGATCCTTAATGATGAACTCTCATTGCCAGAGAGCGCGTTTGACATTACAGAGTATTTAGGCTTTTCCAAAAAAGAAGTCGCTAAGTGGGCATGGTTGGAGTTGGCGGGTTCGGTGCTAAGCCAATATCTTGTCGATCGCAACGATAGGCTTAATGCCTTGATCAAGTGGTTTTATCAAGATTTAGGGTTCTGTGTTAGAGATTCTTACTTTAGTGTAGAAGCCGCTGATCTCGCTTGCTGTGTGACAAGTCGACAGGGTAATAGCACTACGTTATCGACATTGTTGATGTTACTGGCGAAACAGCTGGATTTGGTGTTAGAACCTTTACTCTTACCTGGTAATACCGTGCTTTGCAGTCGTATAGATAAGCAGGTGAGATATATCGATCCGTTAACGGGCAATGATATCACCAAGCATCAGCTACATGTGTTGGTTCGAGGGGAACTCGGTAATGGCGCGCCATTTAAGCCGCGTTACTTAAAGCCCGCAACGATTAAACGTCTACTGTCGCGCATGCTTCATGAACTCAAGGCTGGGGCAATTTTATCCCATAAGTTTGAGAGTGCTATGGAATGCTGCAATCTGTTATTACAATGGCACAGTGATGATTTAAACCTTAATCGTGAACGGGCTTTCATTGCGCAGCAATTGGGGTGTATCAGTGTGGCGGCGGCGGATTTACAGCATTTTGTCGACAATAGTCCCCATGATCCAGTAACCGAACTGGTCAAGTTACAGTTAAAAGAGCTCAATGAGGATCGAGAGGTCTATCATTAA
- a CDS encoding DUF819 domain-containing protein, translated as MSGTALVSNDATGLGLLAVILGFVFYTNSSSHPFWVKFYRFIPALLLCYFLPSLLNSFNILDGDTSKLYFVASRYLLPACLVLLILSVDLKAIMSLGPKALVMFLTGTVGIVIGGPIALLIISTINPDVLGVTGPDAVWRGMTTLAGSWIGGGANQAAMKEIYEAGGSIFSIMVTVDVIVANIWMAVLLFMASKAKEIDARTGADTRAIETLKQKVEKYHAENARIPSLRDLMMIVAVGFGITGLAHMIADFLGPFFEANYPWTRDYSLTSKFFWLIVTVTTIGLAMSFSPVRHLEAAGASKVASAFLYILVATIGLHMDVFKLFDPDNLWYFAIGIIWMIVHAGFMLLVAKLIKAPLFYMAVGSQANVGGAASAPVVAAAFHPALAPVGVLLAVLGYAVGTYMAWLCGQILQVVAA; from the coding sequence ATGAGCGGTACAGCACTAGTCAGCAATGATGCCACGGGTCTAGGCCTATTAGCGGTAATATTGGGCTTCGTTTTTTATACCAATAGCAGCAGCCATCCATTTTGGGTAAAGTTTTATCGTTTTATTCCTGCACTACTACTGTGTTATTTCCTGCCCTCTTTGCTCAACTCATTCAATATTCTCGACGGTGATACCTCAAAGCTTTACTTTGTCGCCTCACGTTATCTATTGCCCGCTTGTTTAGTGCTTTTGATTTTAAGCGTCGATCTTAAGGCGATTATGAGCCTTGGTCCTAAGGCGCTCGTGATGTTTTTAACTGGCACAGTGGGGATAGTGATTGGTGGACCAATCGCCTTATTGATTATATCTACGATTAATCCTGATGTTCTTGGGGTGACTGGGCCTGATGCGGTGTGGCGCGGAATGACTACGCTTGCTGGCAGTTGGATTGGTGGTGGCGCGAATCAAGCGGCGATGAAAGAGATCTATGAAGCCGGTGGCAGTATTTTTTCTATCATGGTGACGGTAGATGTGATTGTTGCCAATATCTGGATGGCCGTGTTGCTGTTCATGGCATCTAAAGCCAAAGAGATCGATGCCAGAACTGGCGCCGATACTCGGGCGATTGAAACCTTAAAGCAAAAGGTTGAAAAGTATCATGCCGAGAACGCCCGTATTCCAAGTCTGCGTGATTTGATGATGATAGTGGCTGTCGGTTTTGGTATTACCGGCCTTGCGCACATGATTGCCGATTTCTTAGGGCCGTTTTTCGAAGCCAACTATCCTTGGACTCGCGATTACAGCTTAACCTCTAAGTTTTTCTGGTTAATTGTGACGGTAACCACTATCGGATTGGCGATGTCTTTTAGCCCTGTGCGTCATTTAGAAGCCGCTGGCGCCTCTAAAGTAGCTTCGGCCTTCCTGTATATCTTGGTTGCCACTATCGGCCTACATATGGATGTGTTTAAGTTATTTGACCCCGATAACCTTTGGTACTTCGCCATCGGTATTATTTGGATGATAGTGCACGCAGGCTTTATGTTGCTGGTGGCCAAGTTAATTAAAGCGCCGCTGTTTTACATGGCCGTGGGCAGTCAAGCGAATGTTGGTGGGGCCGCATCGGCTCCAGTAGTGGCAGCTGCGTTTCATCCTGCACTTGCACCAGTCGGTGTGTTATTGGCAGTGTTAGGCTATGCTGTAGGCACTTATATGGCTTGGTTATGTGGTCAGATCTTGCAAGTCGTCGCCGCTTAG
- the prfA gene encoding peptide chain release factor 1 gives MKDSVIRKLEGLLERNEEVLALLSDASIIADQERFRALSKEYSQLEDVVRTFKAYQQAEEDIESAKEMLSEDDPDLKEMAQEEIKEAKATLETLEAELQILLLPKDPKDDNNAFLEIRAGAGGDEAAIFAGDLYRMYSRYCEANRWQVEVMTLNEGEHGGFKEIIVKVSGEGVFGKLKFESGGHRVQRVPETESQGRVHTSACTVVVMPEVPEAEAISINPADLKVDTFRASGAGGQHVNKTDSAIRITHIPSGIIVECQDQRSQHKNRAQAMSVLAARIQAVEDEKRRSEEETTRRSLVASGDRSERIRTYNYPQGRVSEHRINLTLYRLNEVMEGDLNAIIEPLMQENQADMLAALGED, from the coding sequence ATGAAGGACAGTGTTATTCGCAAGCTCGAAGGCTTGCTTGAGCGTAATGAAGAAGTTTTGGCGCTGTTAAGTGATGCGAGCATCATTGCCGATCAGGAGCGTTTTCGCGCTCTTTCCAAAGAGTACTCTCAACTCGAAGATGTTGTTAGGACATTTAAAGCCTATCAGCAGGCTGAAGAAGACATTGAATCAGCTAAAGAGATGCTAAGTGAAGATGACCCCGATCTTAAAGAGATGGCGCAAGAGGAGATCAAAGAGGCTAAAGCCACTTTAGAAACCCTCGAAGCTGAGTTGCAAATTCTGCTGCTGCCTAAAGATCCTAAAGACGATAACAACGCCTTCCTCGAGATCCGCGCAGGTGCGGGTGGCGATGAAGCGGCTATCTTCGCCGGCGATCTATACCGTATGTACAGCCGCTACTGCGAAGCTAATCGCTGGCAAGTGGAAGTCATGACCCTTAATGAAGGTGAGCATGGCGGCTTTAAAGAGATCATTGTTAAGGTTTCCGGCGAAGGTGTTTTCGGTAAGCTGAAATTTGAATCTGGTGGACACCGTGTACAACGTGTACCAGAAACTGAATCTCAGGGCAGGGTGCATACCTCGGCTTGTACCGTGGTTGTTATGCCTGAAGTACCAGAAGCTGAGGCGATTTCAATTAATCCCGCCGATCTTAAAGTCGATACCTTCCGCGCATCGGGTGCGGGTGGACAGCACGTCAACAAAACCGACTCAGCCATTCGTATTACGCATATTCCATCAGGCATCATTGTTGAATGCCAAGATCAACGCTCACAACACAAAAACCGTGCCCAAGCCATGAGTGTTCTGGCTGCACGTATTCAAGCTGTTGAAGATGAGAAGCGTCGTAGCGAAGAGGAAACGACTCGCCGTAGCTTAGTGGCCAGTGGTGATCGCTCTGAGCGCATTCGCACTTATAACTATCCACAAGGTCGTGTTAGCGAACACCGCATCAATTTGACCCTTTATCGCCTTAATGAAGTGATGGAAGGCGATCTTAACGCGATTATTGAGCCGCTCATGCAGGAAAACCAAGCCGATATGTTGGCTGCATTAGGCGAAGATTAA
- a CDS encoding flavocytochrome c → MKLNKIASVMAVMLLTSGVAIAKDQSLANFHADMDSCQSCHSKPIKVSDSETHENQQCRSCHGSYEELANEKLKFDPHASHLGDINCTSCHSGHSKPQLTCNNCHNFEIDMPFADTKEKKKWDAGWNQDKIQKAIDKGPVETLDVIVVGGGSAGFNAAISAKMHGAKVVLFEKAPYTGGNSMLAAGGINAVGTPQQKKKGIEDKVEWFAEDAMKGGRYKNDPKLVKILAEESADAVKWLESLGANMDDLKRSGGARVERTHRPSGGASVGPHIIDVLRKAAVDRNIDVRVNSRVEKIVLNDDKSVAGVVVHGRHSGYNMIAADSIVLATGGYGMNKEMISWYRPTFANMTSSNNVTATGDGIKLAKEIGASMTDIDWVQAHPTIGKDSRILISETVRGVGAIMVNTDGKRFINELTTRDRASDAILKQKDKYAWLVFDEQLVEKKKMVRGYEHLGMLSKANTIEELAKITDMNQLPQTVSAYNKYQKNGKDDAFGREDMPLNLTKAPFYAVKVAPGIHHTMGGVAIDTDSNVLNLQSWKIPGLFAAGEVTGGVHGFNRLGGNAIADTVVFGRRAGEHAAEHALKK, encoded by the coding sequence ATGAAATTAAATAAAATCGCCTCGGTAATGGCTGTCATGCTATTAACCTCAGGTGTAGCAATAGCAAAGGATCAAAGTTTGGCGAACTTTCATGCCGACATGGATAGCTGTCAATCTTGCCATAGCAAACCCATTAAGGTGAGCGATAGCGAAACCCACGAAAATCAACAATGCCGCTCTTGCCATGGATCCTATGAAGAGTTGGCGAATGAAAAACTAAAGTTTGATCCACATGCTTCTCACCTTGGTGATATTAACTGCACCTCCTGCCACTCAGGGCACTCAAAGCCCCAACTAACGTGTAATAATTGCCATAACTTTGAAATAGATATGCCATTTGCAGACACCAAAGAAAAGAAAAAATGGGATGCGGGTTGGAACCAAGACAAAATCCAAAAAGCCATTGATAAAGGGCCAGTCGAAACATTAGATGTCATCGTCGTCGGCGGCGGTTCTGCGGGCTTCAACGCGGCAATATCGGCAAAAATGCATGGTGCTAAAGTTGTCCTATTTGAAAAGGCACCATACACGGGTGGTAACTCTATGCTGGCAGCAGGAGGCATCAACGCAGTAGGAACCCCTCAACAAAAGAAAAAAGGTATCGAAGATAAAGTCGAATGGTTCGCTGAAGATGCCATGAAAGGTGGTCGCTACAAAAATGACCCCAAATTGGTAAAAATCTTAGCCGAAGAGTCAGCGGATGCCGTTAAATGGCTAGAATCTTTAGGCGCCAATATGGATGACTTAAAACGTTCTGGCGGTGCAAGAGTCGAGCGTACTCACCGTCCTTCAGGTGGCGCCTCTGTTGGACCACATATTATCGATGTTCTACGCAAAGCGGCAGTAGATCGTAATATCGATGTGCGCGTTAACTCGCGTGTGGAGAAAATCGTACTTAACGATGACAAATCGGTGGCAGGTGTGGTTGTTCATGGCCGTCACAGTGGTTACAACATGATCGCTGCTGATTCAATTGTATTAGCAACGGGTGGCTACGGTATGAACAAGGAGATGATCTCATGGTACCGACCAACATTTGCTAATATGACAAGCTCAAACAATGTGACAGCTACCGGAGACGGTATCAAGCTTGCCAAAGAGATTGGTGCATCAATGACCGATATTGATTGGGTACAGGCCCATCCAACCATTGGTAAAGATAGCCGCATCCTAATATCTGAAACAGTACGCGGCGTTGGCGCTATCATGGTCAATACCGATGGTAAACGCTTTATCAATGAGTTAACCACGCGTGACCGCGCATCAGACGCAATCCTAAAGCAGAAAGATAAATACGCTTGGTTAGTATTTGATGAACAGCTGGTTGAAAAGAAAAAGATGGTACGCGGATATGAGCACCTAGGCATGTTAAGCAAAGCAAATACTATTGAGGAATTGGCCAAGATCACCGACATGAATCAACTACCTCAGACCGTATCGGCTTATAACAAGTACCAAAAAAATGGTAAAGATGACGCCTTTGGTCGTGAAGATATGCCGTTGAATCTCACTAAGGCTCCTTTTTATGCTGTCAAAGTTGCTCCTGGTATTCATCACACCATGGGCGGCGTCGCTATCGACACTGATTCTAACGTATTAAATCTGCAAAGCTGGAAAATACCAGGTCTATTCGCCGCTGGTGAGGTCACCGGTGGTGTACACGGCTTCAACCGACTTGGTGGAAATGCCATTGCTGATACGGTTGTATTTGGCCGAAGAGCAGGTGAACACGCAGCGGAACACGCGTTAAAAAAATAA
- a CDS encoding class I SAM-dependent methyltransferase, with protein MDQTTKNVKSMYERYPYPSGDPSIRAGFDARLLLSYVAKKKDTDTPLNVLDAGCGRGPGVLGAASLQPDVMFTAIDINSVGLAEAKTNAETRGLTNVNFIQADLMTLEGVDIPPGGFDVIYSSGVLHHLADPQVGLNNLANILAPHGVISLMLYGSFGRQALYRLIEGIDIISPNEDEIEDRLPLARALTEEADNTIFKGNYWQGTYRNPDVEFVDTCLNVNEVSYDVASLWKFIDNAKMKFVRWIDPDVWSVDRRFNDPQLLARLRELSEFEQYQIIERLFEIPKLELIICKTDNTAAETVNIDEIESSQFAVNPEASFSVEKRNLNQSQRVESLSYKIRHSKNQSVTDPLLAQIVLLLSEQTTCFTGSEIISVLSQNGADKNSAIELIYELLEKEIIFIP; from the coding sequence GTGGATCAAACGACTAAAAATGTAAAAAGTATGTATGAAAGATATCCCTATCCCTCTGGAGATCCATCCATAAGAGCGGGTTTCGATGCTAGATTACTTTTAAGTTACGTTGCAAAGAAAAAAGATACGGACACGCCTCTTAACGTTTTAGATGCTGGATGCGGACGTGGCCCAGGGGTTCTTGGTGCAGCATCTCTACAACCCGATGTGATGTTTACTGCTATAGATATTAATAGTGTCGGTCTAGCGGAAGCCAAAACCAATGCAGAGACTCGAGGACTCACCAATGTTAATTTTATACAAGCAGACCTGATGACACTGGAGGGAGTTGACATTCCTCCAGGAGGGTTTGATGTTATCTATTCGTCCGGCGTATTACACCATTTGGCAGACCCTCAAGTCGGCCTTAATAACTTGGCCAATATTCTTGCGCCACACGGAGTGATCTCTTTAATGCTCTATGGCAGTTTTGGTCGGCAAGCCCTATACCGGCTAATTGAAGGAATCGATATTATCTCCCCTAATGAAGATGAAATTGAGGATAGATTACCACTTGCAAGAGCATTGACTGAGGAAGCTGATAACACCATTTTTAAAGGCAATTATTGGCAAGGTACCTATAGAAACCCCGATGTAGAGTTTGTTGATACTTGCCTTAATGTCAACGAAGTGAGCTACGATGTCGCTTCCCTATGGAAGTTCATTGATAACGCGAAAATGAAGTTTGTTCGTTGGATCGATCCTGATGTCTGGTCAGTAGATAGACGTTTTAACGACCCTCAGCTTTTAGCAAGACTAAGAGAGTTGAGCGAATTTGAACAATATCAAATAATTGAAAGATTATTCGAAATCCCTAAGTTAGAGCTTATTATATGTAAAACTGATAATACTGCAGCAGAGACGGTGAATATAGATGAGATAGAGTCCAGTCAATTTGCAGTAAATCCTGAAGCTTCATTTTCAGTGGAAAAGAGGAACTTAAACCAGTCTCAAAGGGTCGAGAGCCTCAGCTATAAGATTAGGCATAGCAAGAATCAATCGGTTACCGATCCCCTATTAGCTCAAATAGTATTGCTTCTTAGTGAACAGACAACATGTTTCACGGGTAGCGAGATCATCAGTGTGTTGAGTCAGAATGGCGCAGATAAAAACTCAGCTATCGAATTGATATACGAGTTGCTTGAGAAAGAGATTATTTTCATTCCCTAA
- the kdsA gene encoding 3-deoxy-8-phosphooctulonate synthase: MSNKTIKLGSIEIANDKPFVLFGGMNVLESRDLAMKIAETYAEVTQKLGIPYVFKASFDKANRSSVNSYRGPGMEEGLKIFQEIKSTFNLPLITDVHETYQCAPVAEVVDIIQLPAFLARQTDLVVAMAKTGAIINVKKPQFLAPHEMRHIITKFNEAGNDEIILCERGSSFGYNNLVVDMLGMDEMKQSGYPVIFDATHALQRPGGRSDSAGGRRAQATELARSGMALGLAGLFIEAHPDPDNAKCDGPCALPLHQLENYLVQMKAIDDLVKSFDPIDTSK; the protein is encoded by the coding sequence ATGAGTAATAAAACCATTAAGTTAGGTAGTATTGAGATAGCAAACGATAAACCGTTTGTCTTGTTTGGCGGTATGAATGTGCTTGAATCTCGCGATTTGGCCATGAAGATCGCAGAAACCTATGCCGAAGTTACTCAGAAATTGGGTATTCCTTATGTGTTTAAAGCCTCTTTTGATAAGGCTAATCGCTCGTCGGTAAACTCTTACCGTGGTCCTGGTATGGAAGAGGGGTTAAAGATTTTTCAAGAGATTAAGTCGACCTTCAACTTGCCGCTGATCACCGATGTTCATGAAACATATCAGTGTGCTCCAGTTGCCGAAGTGGTTGATATCATTCAGTTGCCGGCGTTCCTCGCTCGTCAAACGGATCTAGTCGTTGCCATGGCTAAAACTGGCGCCATTATTAACGTGAAAAAACCGCAGTTTTTAGCGCCCCATGAGATGCGTCATATCATCACCAAGTTTAATGAAGCCGGTAATGATGAGATTATCTTGTGTGAACGTGGTTCAAGCTTTGGTTATAACAACCTAGTGGTTGATATGCTCGGCATGGATGAGATGAAGCAATCAGGTTACCCGGTGATCTTTGATGCTACCCATGCATTGCAGCGTCCTGGCGGACGCAGTGATAGTGCTGGTGGACGCCGCGCTCAAGCAACTGAGCTTGCCCGCAGCGGTATGGCATTAGGTTTAGCTGGTCTGTTTATTGAGGCGCACCCAGATCCCGATAATGCGAAATGTGATGGGCCTTGTGCGCTGCCATTGCACCAGCTAGAGAACTACTTAGTGCAGATGAAAGCGATTGATGATTTGGTTAAATCATTCGATCCTATCGACACCAGTAAGTAA
- a CDS encoding GNAT family N-acetyltransferase, producing the protein MTMEFTRDDSNEFADAVKQKIAEFNWQHWEVSERLPLGLKLENEQGELIAGLSARTFGNWMMLDNFWVSDQLRGQQIGSQLLAEAERIAKERGCIYAILDTLNFQAKPFYESRGYQLQWTQQAYPKTGCKYFMTKALSSVQTNN; encoded by the coding sequence ATGACAATGGAATTTACACGCGATGACTCAAATGAGTTTGCCGACGCCGTTAAACAAAAAATTGCCGAGTTTAACTGGCAACATTGGGAAGTGAGTGAACGCTTACCTTTAGGCTTAAAACTAGAAAATGAGCAAGGTGAACTTATCGCGGGTCTTTCTGCTCGTACTTTTGGTAACTGGATGATGCTAGATAATTTCTGGGTCAGTGATCAACTCCGCGGTCAGCAAATCGGTAGTCAACTACTGGCAGAAGCTGAGCGCATAGCCAAAGAACGCGGCTGCATTTACGCCATTTTAGATACCCTCAACTTTCAGGCTAAGCCCTTCTATGAGTCACGCGGCTATCAATTGCAATGGACCCAACAAGCATACCCAAAAACTGGATGTAAATATTTTATGACCAAAGCATTGTCGAGTGTTCAAACTAACAATTAA
- a CDS encoding SirB2 family protein, whose protein sequence is MDSLYPAIKHIHMTFIALSVLFFIVRFVLHLKQSPIMDKKFVKIAPHVIDTFLLLSGLTLCFIIKQYPFQDAWLTEKIFAVVAYIFLATISLKANRNKLFKVFAALGAIAWIVYAAKIAMFKQAILMS, encoded by the coding sequence ATGGACAGTTTATACCCCGCTATTAAGCACATTCATATGACGTTTATTGCCCTAAGTGTGCTGTTTTTCATTGTGCGTTTTGTATTGCACTTAAAACAGTCCCCTATCATGGACAAGAAGTTCGTTAAGATAGCGCCGCACGTTATCGATACTTTCCTTTTACTATCGGGTTTAACCTTGTGTTTCATCATTAAGCAGTATCCGTTTCAAGATGCTTGGCTTACCGAAAAGATCTTTGCCGTCGTCGCTTATATCTTCTTAGCGACCATCTCTTTAAAGGCGAATCGCAATAAATTATTTAAAGTTTTCGCTGCATTAGGGGCGATTGCCTGGATCGTTTATGCCGCAAAGATTGCGATGTTTAAACAAGCAATATTGATGAGTTAA
- the hemA gene encoding glutamyl-tRNA reductase, whose protein sequence is MSLVAIGINHKTATVDLREKVAFAPDKIHDAMKSLASRTKTGEAVIVSTCNRTELYCNTGEEAEVIQWLEDYHQLSHEDVLPCLYKYKGQEVVQHLMRVSAGLDSLILGEPQILGQVKQSFVKAKEAGTVAVTIDRLFQNTFSVAKKVRTETEIGAAAVSVAFAAVSMAKHIFSAISATKVLLIGAGETIELVARHLKDNGVDSMIVANRTISRAEAMCEEFGATAITLEQIPEYLPKADIVISSTASPLPILGKGMVEKALKQRRHQPMLLVDIAVPRDIEAEVGDLDDAFLYTVDDLQSIIEQNMASRREAAEQAEVIVEEESHLFMEWIRSLESVDSIREYRTQSMAIKDELVERAINKLAQGGDSEQLILELANKLTNKLIHAPTQALTAASRRGDLNSIGQLRTALGLDKD, encoded by the coding sequence ATGAGCCTTGTAGCAATCGGTATTAATCATAAAACAGCCACCGTAGACCTACGTGAAAAAGTAGCGTTTGCGCCTGATAAAATTCATGATGCGATGAAAAGCCTTGCCAGCCGCACTAAGACTGGTGAAGCGGTGATCGTTTCAACCTGTAATCGTACCGAACTTTACTGTAATACAGGTGAAGAGGCGGAGGTTATTCAATGGTTAGAGGATTATCATCAACTCTCTCATGAAGATGTCTTGCCGTGCCTTTATAAATATAAGGGGCAAGAGGTGGTGCAGCATCTGATGCGCGTATCAGCTGGGCTGGATTCTCTTATCTTGGGTGAACCGCAAATTCTTGGTCAGGTGAAGCAGTCTTTTGTTAAAGCAAAAGAGGCGGGTACTGTCGCGGTAACCATAGACCGCCTATTTCAAAATACCTTTTCGGTAGCAAAGAAGGTTCGCACGGAAACCGAAATTGGTGCAGCAGCTGTATCGGTAGCATTTGCGGCTGTCAGCATGGCTAAGCATATCTTCTCAGCAATCAGTGCGACAAAGGTGTTGCTTATCGGTGCGGGTGAGACAATAGAGCTCGTTGCCCGCCACTTAAAAGATAATGGCGTTGACTCAATGATCGTTGCTAACCGCACCATTTCACGTGCCGAAGCCATGTGTGAAGAGTTTGGCGCAACAGCAATTACGCTAGAACAGATACCAGAGTATCTCCCTAAAGCCGATATCGTGATATCCTCTACCGCCAGCCCACTACCTATACTCGGTAAGGGCATGGTAGAAAAAGCGCTGAAGCAGCGTCGTCATCAACCTATGTTATTGGTTGATATAGCAGTTCCTAGAGATATTGAAGCTGAAGTGGGGGATCTTGATGATGCCTTCCTCTACACGGTTGACGACCTGCAAAGCATTATTGAACAAAATATGGCCTCAAGACGAGAGGCTGCCGAGCAAGCTGAAGTAATTGTAGAAGAGGAATCTCATCTTTTCATGGAGTGGATCCGCTCACTAGAGTCAGTGGATAGTATCCGTGAATATCGCACCCAAAGTATGGCGATAAAAGATGAGCTGGTTGAGCGAGCGATCAATAAGTTAGCCCAAGGCGGAGATAGCGAACAGCTGATCCTCGAATTGGCCAATAAACTAACCAATAAATTGATCCATGCGCCCACTCAGGCTCTCACCGCTGCTAGTCGCCGAGGCGACCTAAACAGCATAGGGCAGTTACGTACAGCGCTTGGACTAGATAAAGACTAA